In the genome of Variovorax sp. PAMC26660, the window TCCGGCGCCTTCTCCCTCCGAGTGACCCGCACCTTGCCCTCTTCCACCGACACCCGCGCGCCCTCCGCACCCGCAATGCCCGGCGTATGCCGCACCGCGAAACGCGTGCCGACCACGCGCACATGCAGCGGCCCGGCCAGCACGTCGAACGGGCGTTGGGCGTCAGACTGCACCGCAAATACAGCCTGCCCGTCGATCAGCCGGACCTCGCGGCGCTCGCGGAAATAGCGCACCTCCAGCCGCGTGGCGGTGTCCAGCCGAAGCACCGTGCCATCGGGCAGCGGCACTTCGAGCTGCTGCCCGCGCTGGGTGCCGAAAGCCTGCATGAACACCGGCTGCGCCTGCAGATGGCTCCACCCCAGGTAGCTGCCGCCGGCGACCACGCCCGCGGCGGCCAGCGCAAACGCCGGCTTCAGGAAGCCGCGCCGCGTGGGCGAACTCCGGTTCCCCGAGAAGCCCTCGCGCCAGGTCGCAACCGTCTCCGGCGAGATTGCGTCGAAGGCTTTCCAGCGCGATTCCCATTGGCGGTAGGCATCGGCGTGTTTCGGGTCAGCGCCGATCCAGTCCTGGAAAAGCCGCTCGTCGCGCGTGCTCCATTCCTCGCGATGGCGGCGGACGAACCATTCCAGCACCTCCTGACGCAGGCGCGATGCTTCTTCCGACGGTGGCAACGATGGGGTCATGGCTCGGCGAGCTCTCCTATGGATGTAGACGCGCGAGCAATGCAAAACCCTGTAGCGGGTCTCGTGGGTGCACCGCGTCGCTCGCGCGTTCGCTCTTGTAGTTGTCGTTCATCGCCCGGTGCCGTTCACCTGGTCCAGGCACGCCCAGCATGCATCCATGGCAATCCGCAGTTGCATCTCGACCGTGCGGACCGAAATGCCCATGCGCTCGGCGACTTCGGCATAGGAAAGCCCGTCGAACTTGTAGAGCACGAAGGCTTCGCGGCATCGCGGCGGCAGCCGGTCGATGGTCGCAACCATGGCCGCCAGCCCCTGCCCGGAAGACAGGATGGTGTCTGGCTCGAAGGTCGAGGGGCCGATGCAGTCGTCGAGTTCAACCGCGTCCTCTTGGGGGCCGGCCCCGTCGAAGCCGGCGCGCACGCCGGTGCGGCGATGGTGATCCGTGACCAGGTTGCGGGCCGTGCGATAGAGCAGCGCACGCGGATCGCGCACCACGCTGCCGGTGCGCTGCGCCTCGTACACGCGCACGTAGCTCTCCTGCGCCAGGTCGGCCGCAGTGGCGCGGTCGGACACCTTTCGGGAGAGAAAGCTCAGCAGTTCGCGGTAATAGCGTTCGAACACAGGCACACCACAGCCGGGAAGGGCTGGTCGAAGTCCAGGGGCAGGTTGGCTTCGACACGGCGTGGCTTACCTGATGAGAATCAAAACACGGAAGGCACGGATTATCTCCGCGTTCGGGTGGCCGGCCCTCGCAGGGTAGGCATTTCGCCTGCCTGAATGGGCGCGAGGCTGGCTACCCTTCGTGCCAGAGCCCGCCTAGAACCCGTACAGCGCGGCCGGGTTGTCCACGAGGATGCGGCGGCGCGTGTC includes:
- a CDS encoding FecR family protein, whose product is MTPSLPPSEEASRLRQEVLEWFVRRHREEWSTRDERLFQDWIGADPKHADAYRQWESRWKAFDAISPETVATWREGFSGNRSSPTRRGFLKPAFALAAAGVVAGGSYLGWSHLQAQPVFMQAFGTQRGQQLEVPLPDGTVLRLDTATRLEVRYFRERREVRLIDGQAVFAVQSDAQRPFDVLAGPLHVRVVGTRFAVRHTPGIAGAEGARVSVEEGKVRVTRREKAPDDSWVESSAAALENAVFLTAGQQVESDPQGVLAAVSAVPGDGIAPWREHRLSFVDTPLARALAELERYGSTGLVVYDPAVAALRLSGTFDPRDARTLRRALPSALPVRLKGDGPVAEIVPAP
- a CDS encoding sigma-70 family RNA polymerase sigma factor — protein: MPVFERYYRELLSFLSRKVSDRATAADLAQESYVRVYEAQRTGSVVRDPRALLYRTARNLVTDHHRRTGVRAGFDGAGPQEDAVELDDCIGPSTFEPDTILSSGQGLAAMVATIDRLPPRCREAFVLYKFDGLSYAEVAERMGISVRTVEMQLRIAMDACWACLDQVNGTGR